From Catharus ustulatus isolate bCatUst1 chromosome 17, bCatUst1.pri.v2, whole genome shotgun sequence, the proteins below share one genomic window:
- the FAM210B gene encoding protein FAM210B, mitochondrial, with protein sequence MYRLCRLSPSLSRSLSPSLSPLLAPLRCPARAALPPGPGPLRASAKDAAEPLKKTATDPSAENQKLNKSQQLKQIFKEYGAVGVSFHVGISLVSLGIFYLAVSSGVDMSAVLFKLGFSEASLQSRMAAGTSTFVLAYAVHKLFAPVRISITVVSVPFLVRYCRKVGFFKPPASNP encoded by the exons ATGTACCGCCTGTGCCGGCTGTCCCCATCGCTGTCCCGGTCGCTGTCCCCGTCGCTGTCCCCGCTGCTCGCCCCGCTGCGCTGCCCCGCCCGGGCCGCGCtcccgccggggccgggcccgctCCGCGCCAGCGCCAAG gatGCAGCTGAGCCCCTCAAAAAGACAGCCACTGATCCCAGTGCTGAAAACCAGAAACTCAACAAATCCCAGCAGctgaaacaaatttttaaagaatatggTGCTGTAGGGGTTTCCTTCCATGTTGGAATTTCTTTAGTATCTCTGGGAATCTTCTACCTGGCTGTGTCAAG CGGGGTGGACATGAGCGCCGTGCTGTTCAAGCTGGGTTTCAGTGAGGCCTCTCTGCAGTCCAGGATGgcagctggcaccagcaccTTCGTGCTGGCCTATGCTGTGCACAAGCTCTTCGCCCCCGTGCGCATCAGCATCACCGTGGTGTCCGTGCCCTTCCTCGTGCGCTACTGCCGCAAGGTCGGCTTCTTCAAACCGCCAGCCTCCAACCCCTGA